One stretch of Falco naumanni isolate bFalNau1 chromosome 7, bFalNau1.pat, whole genome shotgun sequence DNA includes these proteins:
- the VCPKMT gene encoding protein-lysine methyltransferase METTL21D has protein sequence MAGFVRELERRGGPALRLEQRAAGGVGCVVWDAALVLAKFLETGACPLARRHVLELGAGTGAVGIMAATLGADVTVTDLEELQELLLLNIENNKHLVTGSVRAKVLKWGEDVTEFQPPPDYILMADCIYYEESLEPLLKTLKDLTGPDTCVLCCYEQRTMGKNPEIERKYFELLQMDFELEKIPLDKHDEEYRSEDIHIVNIHRKQMNFPS, from the exons ATGGCGGGCTTCGTGCGGGAGCtggagcggcggggcgggccggcgctGCGGCTGGAgcagcgggcggcgggcggcgtGGGCTGCGTGGTGTGGGACGCTGCGCTGGTGCTCGCCAAGTTCCTGGAGACTGGCGCTTGTCCCCTCGCCCGCCGCCACGTCCTGGAGCTGGGCGCCGGCACCGGCGCCGTCGGCATCATGGCGGCCACGCTGGG GGCGGACGTGACCGTCACCgacctggaggagctgcaggagctgctgctgcttaatatagaaaacaacaaacatcTGGTCACAGGGTCAGTCCGAGCCAAGGTACTGAAATG GGGTGAAGATGTAACAGAATTTCAGCCTCCTCCTGATTATATACTAATGGCTGATTGCATTTACTATGAGGAG TCATTAGAACCGTTACTGAAGACACTGAAAGACCTTACTGGCCCTGATACCTGCGTCTTGTGCTGTTATGAACAAAGGACTATGGGAAAGAATCCTGAAATTGAGAGAAAATACTTTGAG CTGCTTCAGATGGACTTTGAGCTAGAAAAAATTCCCCTGGATAAGCACGATGAGGAGTACCGCAGCGAAGACATTCATATCGTGAATATCCACAGGAAACAAATG AATTTTCCATCATGA